In Magallana gigas chromosome 1, xbMagGiga1.1, whole genome shotgun sequence, the sequence CGTTTACTTGGCTTACCCTTGTCTAATTACAGAGAATAGAAACAGCAACAATTCTCCAACCTCACCGAGTGACACCACTTACAGTGGGCATAGTTCTCATGTGTCTTTAATTGAGGAGGCCAGTGCTCCCAGTAGGGCCTCTTCCTTGGAGGGCTCCCTAGCCCATGAAGTCTCTAGCCAGGGACCACGATCCACCATAGAATCTGGGGGTAGAAGCAGTGGGATGACTGGAACCATCTCCCATTATGAGGGAGTTGGTTCTTACCTACATGATATTTACAAGCAGAAGAAGATATGTGATGTCTCCTTTCAAGTGGGAGAGCTCCTCATTCCAGTGCACAAAGTTGTACTGGCATCACAGAGTACACTTTTTAAGGAAGTTTTTGAAGCGAAGGAATTTTCCTCTGATCCTGTCACCCCAAAGATAATCAGGGTGAAGAATGTTGAACCTGCTGCCTTGGAAATCTTCATTAACTTCTTATATACAGGTCACATTGAGGTTAAAAATTCGAAATTTATACCTGACATCCTGAAGTTGTCAGAGATATTTGAAGTTGAAACACTTTCAAAGCGTTGCATTGACGGATTGAAAAATATTAGCAATGCAGAACTTCTTAATTTACTACCAGTAATGAGGAGAAACAAGAACATCCCAATGTGCAAAACTATCATGCAACTGCTGTGCAAAAACTTCATGACCTGGAGAAAAACCAAAGACTTCCTATGCTTGGATGTAGAGACTGTCTGCCTGATTCTCTCCGATGACGGTCTGAATGTGGATTCTGAAATGGAGGTTTTCTTGACAGCCGTGGATCTCCTTAAGCATATTGGAGCAGACTGTATCGAAAAGATAATGGGATGCGTCAGATTCCCATTGCTTACTGGAGAGCAGCTTTTCTCCTGTTTCAAAATCTGTCCTATGCTGAGAGACTACCACCAGGTGATAATGGACATCACCTTGGCAAATTGGtaaggccaaaataaaattattgtttgtttgaaattgcCTCCCAACTCATTGAAATACCCCCtgctgataaaattttattagcaaacagcaaagaactttttttttatacagagatttttttcaattatataaggATGGCTTAATTATATACACTCACAACAAAATGTTACCaatgtcattttatttaagTCTGTAGACTGGGGGGTTGGGATTGGTAGTGTATTCCCTGTATATTTCAGAGCTATTAAGATCACCCCTgtgaatgtgttcggaatgttttctttatcgttgcaaagtatgtaataaatccagaggtgctcgaatgaaagttcacgagacttcaccgagatttttttcagttcctgtgaaattttgagcggaagtataagtgttcggataatattctcaaaatacgtaaggactggtcgtttttcatatcatatcctacttggatttatattaaaacatgaaaatcttttaagatgtatgtcttatttcaccatatatcggttatttatattaaacgatattattcagaacagagttatcgttcatGTTCAACCACATGtaaagtggttgaaaatataatcgttgggttgcttaataaaatcatagccatgtttgatgcttgtggtgtgcaataccatgtttttagaaaaataatgagtgtctgttttgaataaaaacttagtatatcgagtcATTTGGCAttaaatagtatagtctgtttcactattgatgctgtTACtataggtcaggcgcggatcgaaaattaaccCTCAGGGGGGATCTCTAcgagcatgttaattgttgcaacagcagacaaaaacttttttttggtattgtcggatttatttctagaacacattttatcacaaattaatgaagataaagtttaaaatcaataaacctctagattttatatttgactacaagtacgtacattttatgaaatagactataaacaagaggcatgatttttactgcgaaactgaaagggtcaaataaaatcacgtgatataaaatttaaatgacaataacattcgcaggggtgaagaTTATCAAGTGAAATAGACTATACAATCCTACAACATTGCAAGCATGAAAACtcctggattttttttttagggatAACTGTTAATTAATTTGACTCTTGAACTTGATTGGATTAATATGTACTAGCTATCATAAGATCATGCACATCTATTATTGTGAGCTTGCAAATACCATCTGCAATTTtatgaaatagttgctgtcttcatattaattatttgttaattgttttGCATGTTTTGAATTCTgtcattatatatatgttacagGATTCAGACTTCCTTGTCTCTGGGTGGAGAAGACCCCCTGGATCTCCAAATTCCTACCCCTCGCAGCCACACCAACAGTGCTACTAGTGTAGCCAGCTATATCAGTGTGAGTTATACTATAGTTGGGTTTTCACAGGATAATTGATCTTCTCTCCCCCCTCccgcaaacaatttttttttggggggggggggtatgtagGAATCAtcttgtctgtctgtccttctgtctgtgcaaaattcaTGCCTGGTCCCAGGGATAGACATTAACTTTTAAATTCACTTGCCCTTTGGGCAAGTGAACTCAAATTTTGACATGTCCAATCTTAAACTTGGTTGCCCGAATTCAGTTAGAAGAAAAACACActgtaaatcaattttattgatataaacaaGTAGTAATATGCCaataatgtcattttgtttCCCCCCAAAGTATTTAAAAAGAGAAGACTGCAATGCCATgacgtttataaaaaaaaaactatcgcCGTTTCCATCAACACACGTGTTTGTgacataattaatttaaatcgtACGACAAATGCATTCAGAATATCATGACATGCACATGGTTTGGCTCTTTATCGTGACAGCACATACCGTAATACGAAAAAGAACTGACATCGAATACATGGATATATATTCGCGTGATCTGTAAATCAATGTAACAAGAATGTCATATGGAACGACTTACCTAAAGTTAAACGCTAAGGTAACAGAAGACAGTTAGACTGAAGAGTTCCAATTTGGAAAGGATGttgattttatgataaaaattatttgtaacCAAAACAAAAGCATACTTCTAATCAGAAATTTTACTTGCCAGATCGGACAAGTCTACCCAGACTTTCACTCGCCCGAATAGAGATTTTACTTGCCCCGGGCAATCGGGCAACCGTTAATGTCGATCCCTgggtccatttttttttttttatggagaTCGCGAATCGAAATGTTggatgttcttacttcacacaaacaTTGCTTATAACATGAGGGTGtgtaatgaccttgacccaaggtcatttgagcaaggtcaaggtcagaaaagtgccaaaatttgtgtccagtccatatctttttttttatggagaaacatttggggttcttacttcacacaaacaTTGCATATAGCCTATTAAGGATGCGTCATGATCTTCACCCAGGGTCAGTTGGGCaaattcaaggtcattgtttaaataatgcTTAATTCCTGTCTGGGCTTTATCTTGCAATGGAAAATGATTAGatgctaaaatttgacacaaagattgcttgtgTCCTGTATATATCCTGACTTGAGCTTTGGTCATTTGTGTTAGTTCAATGTCACTATAAGAAAAAAGAAGCatcccttatttttttaatagagaAATACTTCAggtttaatattttcttagttGGAGGTATTATAATTGATTTGTGAGTTTCCTCATAGTACCTCAAGGTTGTATTGTAGTTGAGATTCAATTAACTTGAATTAATGAATTTGTTCATTTAAACTGTTTCTTGTATTGTTTATtagcaatgtttttttttctttctgaagACAAGTTTATActgtatttgtatttgatatgtATTCATCCATGCAGGTATGTACATCACCTCTTTGTAAAACATTTGCATTCTTTACCGGTACTAAAATCCACTTTATCACCAAACTCTAATCTAATCTAATCTCCTTTTTTAACTGACTCCCTATAACTCTTCTTTCTTCTCATCTTTATCTTTTCCTTCCTTCCCCTTCCTGCTTTTCCAGAATCATTCTAGCACTGAGCAGGTTGATGAACAGGAGGACCCTGATGTTGAGGTTGAAATATGTCGCATGTCAGAGGACATGGCCCGAGATTTCAACACGCACGCCTACTTGCACAGCGCTAGCTCCTCAACCATTTCCAAATTTCCCCTCATTGAACAATACAGCAATTCCAAATGTAACCAATATTGCAGATCTGCATTTCTAATATTTGAGCAAATAGACACTATTTATGGTCCGCCTTAATTTGGTCTAATGTTTTcaggaaatgaatattttgcttTCTTTGTTGTTGTATAAGTTACATGTTAAGAATTATGTTGTAATTATCACCATATACTGAGTCAAGTGCATGTTAATGACCTTATTCATCCATATATAACGGTACATCACAATGTCTAACAAAAcatcttctcttttttttttttataagtggCTGGAGACTGCAGTATGTTGGGTGGTTTTGGAGAGCATCAAAGAGTCCAAAGGGAGGTGCTTTTTGAAGAAAAGTGGAACATTTCTCCAGATCATCATGCTAAGGAGGTGCAAAACAAACAAGGGCAAGACAGGCGCATTCTCCATAGCTTGGATCTAGGAATGGGAGAGAAATTTGGCCGAATCCACAAAGAGAAGAAGAGGGACCCAAACAAGTCTACTcgtaagaaaaagaaaagagagGTGGAAAAAAGAGATTGGGAGCAGACCAATCAGGAGGGAAAACTCTCGACCGAGAGTGACCAGCTCCGGAACAAGGCCATGGTGTGGGGAGGCTCCCAGTGGTTCTTGATTGGTAAGTGTTTACAGAGAGGGAAATATAAAGTCACTAAAATCCctactttttatttcaatagtaaaGATGTGTGTTAATAAATTTCTCATTTTGAGTCCTTGTAGTGGCTCTATGAATACAATAAAGCTGACCTGTGTGATAGAATGTTAATCTGTTTTAATCCAATGTTGTCTTTTAATCCAAATATCATTAATTCTGATTCCAGTATGTCAACAATCATTATCAAATCTGCCACATTTTTCATTTACCTGTAAAGGTGGACCTGGGCATGATGGAAGTCCCTCCAAGAAAGTCAAGGCATACAGCTATGAAACCAAGCAATGGATCTCCCTCGCTCCGATGAATGTTGCTCGTATGGACCACGCACTATGCCTCCTGGACGGAATGATATATGCCATTGGAGGCATTGGTAAAAGGGGCCAGTAAGTGCAGATGCCAGATGGCCTATTGTTGTTGTCTATATGTAGTAAATGATTGAACAAAACATGAATGGAGCTAAATACAGGTAAATGCAATATGTACATTCTATATGTTATACTGAAGTTTAATTTTTCAGGGTTTTAACCAGGGTTGAATGTTACAACCCCAAAACCAACTGCTGGTTCTTTGTGAAGTCCTTGCCAGAGCCAAGGACTGGAGCCTCAGCCACCACAGAGAATGGCCGCATTCACTTGTCTGGGGGGTACGGAACTCTCAATGATGGCCAAGTATCAGACTTCATGGATGCCATGGAAATCTACAATGTGGATGCTAACAAGTAATGCTTACAAATGTTTTTGTTGTCACAAGTCAACACAATTATCTGTAAATTTGTCCCAAAACTTTACCTTTGTTAATTAATAGCCAATGTCTATGTTTGAATAGTTTTAGTCAAATTATTAAAAGTAACTAATATGTTCATTTCTCCTTTTCAGGTGGACCGCTGGATTCTAAGGCATAGATCATGGATTTATTTAACTGAATTTCTATGTAAagttttgtgaatttttttttaaagttttgtgctttttaTTGTGTATTAAATGTTGTGTTTAAATGGATAACTTGCAAGCACTGCAATTAAGGCttatttgtaatgaatttttttgtaataaattttatgcatctcatattgctttaagctTGCTTATTAGTATAATATGTTTTCAGAGGAGGCATATGTGTATAATTAACCACTTTCCCAATGCATGTGTTAgtattaattttgcatgtattttagccaaaataatttgttttttaaacaaaattaaaacttggAAATGATTTAATGATGCAAATCGACAAATGCCAGTGAAAAGACATCATTGGAACCCAAGGGTTTCCTGTCCTTTCCGACGATGATGAGAAGAACtcaaatgtgcatacaaatcatacatttacatgtatatttatacgtgatatgatagaaataattgaaaaatataggtcGTTTTTTGTGCCACACAAAACGGGCGAAAAGGACTTTTATACCCCACGAAAATAAATTTGgtgggaggagggggggggggtcaaataaaaatca encodes:
- the LOC117688191 gene encoding kelch-like protein 3 translates to MESAALSGLHLQTPYVYSWINTLPSRNSSPPMENRNSNNSPTSPSDTTYSGHSSHVSLIEEASAPSRASSLEGSLAHEVSSQGPRSTIESGGRSSGMTGTISHYEGVGSYLHDIYKQKKICDVSFQVGELLIPVHKVVLASQSTLFKEVFEAKEFSSDPVTPKIIRVKNVEPAALEIFINFLYTGHIEVKNSKFIPDILKLSEIFEVETLSKRCIDGLKNISNAELLNLLPVMRRNKNIPMCKTIMQLLCKNFMTWRKTKDFLCLDVETVCLILSDDGLNVDSEMEVFLTAVDLLKHIGADCIEKIMGCVRFPLLTGEQLFSCFKICPMLRDYHQVIMDITLANWIQTSLSLGGEDPLDLQIPTPRSHTNSATSVASYISNHSSTEQVDEQEDPDVEVEICRMSEDMARDFNTHAYLHSASSSTISKFPLIEQYSNSKLAGDCSMLGGFGEHQRVQREVLFEEKWNISPDHHAKEVQNKQGQDRRILHSLDLGMGEKFGRIHKEKKRDPNKSTRKKKKREVEKRDWEQTNQEGKLSTESDQLRNKAMVWGGSQWFLIGGPGHDGSPSKKVKAYSYETKQWISLAPMNVARMDHALCLLDGMIYAIGGIGKRGQVLTRVECYNPKTNCWFFVKSLPEPRTGASATTENGRIHLSGGYGTLNDGQVSDFMDAMEIYNVDANKWTAGF